CAACTGTTATTCTCAGAAACATTTTTGAAAATCCAGGTTGGTACACACAGTACACACCATACCAAGCCGAAATTGCTCAAGGCAGATTAGAAGCTTTGCTCAATTTCCAAACCATGATTGCCGATTTAACTGGTTTGCCTGTTGCCAACGCTTCTTTATTAGACGAAGCAACAGCTGTTGCCGAAGCCATGCATTTGCTCTACGAAGTAAGAAACAAAAACAAGCAATTACCTAGTGCTAACAAAATTTTTATTGATAAACAATGCTTTGCTCAAACGATAGAAGTAGTAAAAGGCAGAGCCATTCCTTTAGATATTGAATTGGTTGTAGATGATGTAGTGAATTTCGATTCAACACATGAATATTTTGCATTGGTGATACAATATCCAAGTGCAAATGGAAATATTGAACACTACGAAAGCATTATTCAAAAAGCAAAATCTTTTGATATTAATACCGTAATGGCTTGCGATATTATGAGCTTGGCTTTGTTGAAATCGCCAGCTGAATTAGGTGCTACTATTGCTGTTGGCAATACACAACGATTTGGTGTGCCAATGGGATTTGGTGGTCCACATGCTGCATTTTTTGCTTGTGTAGAAGATTTTGTCCGATTGCTTCCTGGTAGATTAATTGGTATTTCTAAAGATAAATTGGGCAATCAAGCATTGCGAATGGCTTTGCAAACCAGAGAACAACATATTAAACGAGATAAAGCAACTTCAAATATTTGTACTGCTCAAGCATTATTGGCTATTATGGCTAGTATGTATGCAGTGTATCATGGAGCAGATGGCATTAAACAAATTGCAACTGAAATTCACCAAAAAGCAAATACATTAACCAATGCTTTAGCACAATTAAACATCAAACAAAACAATACAATATATTTTGATAATATTAATTTCAATATTGATAATATCGATGCATTAAAACAATTAGCAGAAAAGCATCAATGTAATTTTTGGTATAACAACAATCAAGTTCAAATAGCTATTGATGAAACAACTTCGTATGATGACATTCAGTTAATCGTAAATATTATAGCAAAGCATATTCAACAAAATCCTCCACAAATTACTGTAGATAACAACATCAACATACCTAATGATTATTTAAGAACTGATGACATTTTAAAACATCAAGTGTTTAATAGCTATCATTCAGAACATGAAATGCTACGGTATATCAAACGCTTAGAAGCAAAAGATTTGTCTTTGTGTCATGCCATGATTCCATTAGGAAGCTGTACGATGAAACTTAATGCTACTACACAAATGATTCCTGTTTCTTGGAAAGCATTTGCCAATATGCATCCATTTGCACCAAGCAGTCAAACGCAAGGTTATCAAACCATCATACAAGAATTAGAACAGTTTTTAGCCAACATTACTGGATTTTATGCTACATCCTTACAACCTAATTCTGGTGCTCAAGGCGAATATGCTGGATTAATGGTCATTCGTGCATTTCATGAAAATAATGGCGATACACACCGAAACATTGCCTTAATTCCATCATCTGCACATGGCACTAATCCTGCAAGTGCTGCCATGGCTGGTATGAAAATTATTATTGTTAAATGCGACGAGAATGGCAATATTGATGTGGCTGATTTAAAACAAAAAGCAGCAACTAATGCAGCGAACTTGTCTTGTTTAATGGTAACTTATCCATCTACACATGGCGTATTTGAAGAAAGCATACAAGAAATCTGCGATATCATTCACCAAAATGGTGGCAAAGTATATATGGATGGTGCGAATATGAATGCACAAGTTGGATTAACCTCGCCTGCTAATATTGGTGCTGATGTTTGCCATCTTAACTTACATAAAACATTTGCTATTCCACATGGTGGTGGTGGTCCAGGTATGGGACCAATTTGTGTTACCGAAGCATTGGCTCCTTTCCTACCATCTAATCCATTTGTAGCAACTGGTGGCAAACAAGCCATACCTGCTATTGCAGCAGCTCCGTTTGGTAGTGCTTCTATCTTGTTGATTTCTTATGCTTATATCAAATTATTAGGACAACAAGGCGTTAAAACGGCTACACAGTATGCTATTTTAAATGCCAATTATATGAAAGCACGATTGGAAAAGCATTACGATATTTTATTTAAAGGCAAAAACAATACGGTAGCTCACGAGTTTATTATCGACTTACGACCTTTTAAAGCTAAGACAGGCATTGATGCGATTGATGTTGCCAAACGATTGATAGATTATGGATTTCATGCTCCAACAGTGGCTTTTCCTGTTGCAGGAACTTTAATGATAGAACCTACCGAAAGCGAAAGTTTAGTAGAATTAGACCGTTTTTGTGAGGCAATGATTGCCATTAAACAAGAAATTGATGCGATTGAAAATGGAACTTATACAAAAGAAGACAATCCAGTTATTAATGCACCACATATATTACAAGAAATAGTTGGTGATGAATGGACACATGCTTATTCTAGAAAGGTAGCATCTTATCCATTGCCGTATTTACAAGACCACAAGTTTTGGGCAAGTGTTGCTAAAATTGACAATACCTACGGCGACAGAAACCTAATGTGTACCTGTACACCTATTGAAGATTATGTGTAAAAATGTAGTTGATAAAGGCAAATAAATATTAACATATAACTAATTGGGTAGTTCAATATTATAGCTTTCCTCTAAGAAAATATCAATATCATTTTTATTAGTTTCATTAATTAAAAAATCAATATCATTTTGAGTAAAATTAGGAATTCCAAAATTTCTAATATACGCTCCATCTAATGAATAATAATTTGAGGAATAAGGCCTACTAGTTGATTTAATATAAAACCAAAATAAGCGCGATTCTAATATTACTTTAATTAATTGCATTTCTACATCTGAATGACCAATAATAGCTTGACCATTATAAAATAATAAATCTTCATCATTACTGATTAAATAACTTGGAATCCTATCCGAAAATTTAGGAAAGAATAGTTTATTACTAACCTTTTCTAATGATTGCGTTCTGCCAAAAGCAAACCACTTTTCGTATTTGCCTTTTCCTTTATCTCTTTCTGCTAAAATATTACGCTTATGTTGTAGATATTCAAATGCCCTTGGAAATTGTTCTCGTAAATATTCTTCTTCTAATGCCTTGGGTTTTATTTCAGCATTATAAGGAAATAATACTTTTTCTCTGACACCTTCAAAATCAATCTCTCTACTCAATTTATTTGAATTCAAAATATCTTTACAGATACCTTTTTCTATAGGAAATAAAGTACCATTCTGTAAATAATAAAATTCTTCATCTTCTTTTACTGGCTTAAAAATATAGATGTCATTTCTTAAAGTAGCTATACCATGTCTAGTTTTATACCTTTCACCAAAGGACTTCCCAACTGCTTCAATCTTAGCAACTAGTGTATTATTATTTAAATTCCACCCTTGTTTTGCATTTAGTTTTTTATAGTTTATCTTTCTATATTGCCCCCTATTAGTAGGTAATTCTTTTTTTTTGGATTTATAATATTCGATATAGTTTTGTTCTTCTTTTTCCAAAAAACAAATACAAGTATAAGTGCTTTTAGATTTGAAAATTTGATTTGTGCCAAAATCGATAATTCTAATACTTGTATTATTATCCTCAAAGTACTTTCTTAAAGCTCTACCATTTAAACTTTTAAAAAAAGTATTCATTGTAATAAAACCAAGTGTTCCATTCTCTGCAAGATTTTCATACCCAATTTGAAAGAATGGAATATATAAATCAGGATTTCCTGAATTACATACCGACCATTTCTTAAGATTTACTTTTACACTTTCTTCTAGATTCCTTATACGCACATACGGCGGATTTCCAATAATAATATCAAATCCTTCAAAATTCTGATATTCTTGTTCCCATTTAAAAAGCAAAGCATCACCTTGATGAATATTAAAATGGAATGTTCCAACATCTTCTCCTTCAGATAATGCTAATAAGCTTAGTAAAAGTTTACTTCGTGTAACTGAATAATCTTGAATATCTAAACCAAAAATTTGATTTTTAAAAATATATTGATAGCTGTTTTCTGTCTTTTTTTTCAGTTCTTTTGCAGCCGAATATAAAAATCCAGAACAACCACAGGCAATATCTGCTACAGTAACTTCATCCAAATTATTTCTGTGATTGTTGAATGTTTGCTTTACAATATATTCTCTAATTTCTGAAGGTGTATAGATTGCTCCATTTACAATTCTGTCTGAAGGGGAAATAACGAATTCGAACAGTTCTATAAGTTTTTCAATATTGAATATTTGTACTTCACTTTTTACAATTTCAATAAATTCAAGTAATTTTTTCCTTTTCTCTGACTTTCTTTTTGAGATTAAGTAGCTCTTAATAAATCTATTATTGATTACTTCTAAATTATTTATCTCAACAAATGCAGACACAATGAGCTTGTCCACTTCTTTTGGAAGTGGCGGATAGGATTTGAGATATTTGAAGATGTTGGTCATTTTAAAGTGTTGCTTTCAAATATTTTTTATAATCCATGTATTGAAATGCTATTGCGATAAATAACTCTTTTGCTTCTGCCTCGCCTGTATTTTCAATTAAAATTCTTAATTGTTTCATTTTCGATTCTAATTGCTCTAGCATCCAAATAATACTGTATCTTTTTAAATATAGCTTTAAACGGACATACATATATTTTGCAGAATCTGAATCCTCTCTAGGGAAAATGTTTCCAAGTTCATCTCTATAAAAATGTAAGTTGTAATCTACATCAACAGGATCTAAGTATTTTCCATTATCGTCCCCTTTGGCACGGTTCACATAAGAACATGAATACACTAAATTGGAATACTTTGTTTCCAAATCAGGATAAATTGATTTTGGCTTGAAATGGTCAATTTGAAAATTATTTTTACCTCCAAACCAAATCTGTTGGCAACAAGTATAACCACATCTTTCTTTAAAGTCCATTTCCAAAGAATCTTTATATCTTTTATAATCCTTTAATTCTTTGCCTGCGTAAGTTCTGGATGGAGGTTCAACTCTATATACTATTTGATTCATTTGTCTCCTCCAAGTTTTTTGGTTAAGTCATCAACTCTTTTCAAAAGCTCTGATAAATCAGATGCCTCTTTATCATCTCTCAAAATATTTGGAATTCGACTTTCCTTATCCAAGGATTTTTCAATTTTTGAATCCAATTCTGCTAGCTCATCAATTTCCGAAGCATCTAACTTTCTTTTCTTACTTTCAGAAATCAACTCTAACAATCTATTTTCGTCAACTTCTAATTTATGCTTGTATTTTTCAATCTGTGCTTTTACCCTTTGAAGAAAGGTTTCTCCTTGATCCATTTCTTTCTTTTCATAAATTATATTTACATCTTCTCCTTTTGAGATGGCATCATCTTCATAGGAAGTAAGAATAAATACAGGAAATCCTTCTCTTTTCTTAAGAAACAAGCTTACTAAATCAGTTCCATCGTAATGAACTGTTGAAAGTTGTTCTGCAAAATCAAAATCAGAAATTATTGCATCAACATGACTCTGTAAAATGTCATTGCAAGTTTCTTCTATTGAATCATTAGGAATGATAGGAACGACATCAAAATAATTATAAGAAAACCGTTGAAATCTTCTTGTATCAGCATCTGATTCGTCTATATATGCTATTTTATATTTTGCCATGACAATTAATTATGTGGTAATGTTATTTTAATTTTAAAATGTGGTCGGGCGTTTACGATTTCTATATCTCCGTTATACTCATCAATGGTAGATTTTACTATCCACATTCCTAATCCTGTTCCAATTTTTTCTCCGGTTTTATCGTCTCGTTTGGTGGTATAAAAAGGTTGAAAAATTTTATTAGCATCGGTTATTTCCTCTAATAAACCTGGTCCAAAATCTTCATAAATCACACTTATTCCATTTGAATCTAAAGGACTAAATGAAAAACTTAGTTTTATTTCCCGCACATCTCCAGCATCGCTACGCTTATAAGCATCAACAGAATTTGTAATTAAATTATTGAATATCCCATCTAAATCAATTTCATGCCCATTGAAGTTAACTTCTGAAAACTTCCATTTATCTATTGTCAATTTTATATTTCTCCTTGATAACAATGAACTCCATATTTTTTCTAATCCTTCAATATAAGTAACCATATTAATGATTCTCCTTGATCGTTTGTCTTTTCTTACGGACGAAATCGAGAAATCAAGCCATGATTTCAATCTCTCATCTTGTTTTCTCATATCGGAAAGCATAATATACGGATCAAAAAAATCGGGAAGTTGTTTTAGTTTTTCCATATCAATGATTTCTAATAAAACTTGTTTTAGTTCATCGGTACGAGGTAAAATGCTGTCTGTGTGATTTCTAAATTCATGTGCAAAGGAGGTAACAATCAATCCTGCACTCGCTAAAACTCTAAGAATTTTTTGCTCGTCTTGAAGTTCTTCTATATCTTCCTTATATGCCTCAATCGCACTTATTAAAGTGTTTTTTTCTGCACTTTCTTCTTCCGGTGTTGCTGATTTATTAGAATTTTTCTTGTTCTTTATTATGTTTTCTGCATCCTCTTGAGCTTTTCTTTTTTTGTTATTATCATCGTATATTTTTTTCAAGGACATCATTATTTGATTTCTGTCCTGTTCAAAAATCTCGATAATTGATTTTAGAATTTCTTTGAAAAGATTAAAAGCATCATTCTCTTGCAATCCCTCTCTGCTCGATTTGTCTTCAAAGTTGATATTGTCTATTCTTGAAATGTTTACAATACCATATACCTGTTGTGGTCTTACTCGATAACCCGGCCTTGTTACAGTTGGATTACTTAAAGCTCTTTTTCCTAAGTCTAACCAATCGAAGGAACTGCTTTTTGTTTCTCCATATGGTCTAACTCTAAAATTATCTCTAAAAATTTTTATTCCACCAAACTTATCTAACCAATTTGTTCTTTGACTATAATTGACAGATTTATATGGATATTTCGTTATATCCTCATCCCTTTCCTGCCCTCCACCTCTTTTCATAAAATAAAAAGAAAATGTAAACGCACCTATTTTATTTAGATTATCATTCTTGTCAATATCTTTATATCCGGGAATAAGATTTTCAAGTTTGGTTGCCATCTCGAAAACACCATCATCAAATGCTTTTAATTGATATTGCGTTTGATTCAACTTCGATTTATCAAAAAAACCGATTCTCTTTAGGTCACCGAGATTAAGTTCATTTCTATAAACTTCAACCTTCACATTTTGGCTTTCATCAACAGTTGCTGTCACTTTATAATCAAAGTCGTCACAAGAAGTCGGCTGGATTTTACCATATTTTTCAGGCTCTATTGTACTGAAAAGAAATACTTCAAAAATATTTGTTTCAAGAGGGGGAAGTAAAATTTCCAAATTGGAATACAAAGATTGTATGGCTTTTTCGTCCCAACTATCTCGTAGTTTATCTATAGAAATCAACGTTCCTTTTTCTTCTTTCCAATAATCAATAATTGACTGACTAAGACCTGAAAAATTTTGAACTTCAATAACTTCATCCAATAAATTACTATTCCCAACTTGCAATGTCGCTTTTATATCTGAGATAACTGCTCCTGTATTTTCAAACTGATTCCAATCTACATCCCAAACCAAGCTTTCAGAATCAATCGTTTTAGTAACCATAATGCTTGACCTTCCAAGTCGGTCAAGAGCAAACCTACCAATACCTTTAGCACCTGTTTTTATTCTTGATTTTGTCTTAAAGTTTACTTTTTTATCATCTGTCCCAATAGTCATCCAATGTGTCTTAATCCTTTCTACTGTCATGCCATCTCCATTATCCATGATGCGAATTGTATCATTTACTGGATCAATAATTATTACACAGATGGAAGCATCGGCATCATAACTATTTTTCACCAATTCAATAATAGCACCTTCAGCATTAGCAAAATTTTCCTGACCAATCAGTCGTGCTGTTCTTGCAGATACAGTAAAAGGTATATTAATTATATTATTAGTCATTTGTATGCTAAACTACCATTCTAATCGTTAATAAATATAGCAAATTTAAAATCTTTAAGTAATATTTTCAATATATGCCTGTTATTTTGGATTAACAGGTAAAATAATAACTTAAAATTATTCTTTTTTCAAATACTTACCTAAAGTTTTTTACAAGGCATTAAAGAGAGTTTCATACAGTAATGAAGTAGCTTCACAAAGTATTGTAGTTGCTACATGGTGGTCTATAGTTAGCTACACATAGTGTTGTAGTGGCTACATGGTAGTCTGTAGTTAGCTACACATAGTGTTGTAGTAGCTACATGGTGGACTGTAGTTAGCTACACATAGTGTTGTAGTGGCTACATGATGGTCTGTAGATAACTACGCATAGTATTGTACTAGCTACATGATGGTCTGTAGTTGGCTACATATAACATAAAAGCAACTACATGGGTACATGTAGTTAAAATATTCTAATAAATGCAAACAATAGATATAAAATACTGCTATTTAACTAAACGAATGTTAATATATATTATATGGTACAATAAATGAATTGTTTTGGCGTATATATTTTATTATTCATCACTAAAAAAAATTAATTATGGCTTCAAATTCAAATGGAGTTTTTCCAAGAACAAGCTCCGAAAAACAAGTATGGCTAAAAAACTTTGCCAACAAATTGAGCAAGTATGCAGCAAAGTACAATATTAGCACCGCCGAAGTAAACGAAGTTAAAGCATCAGACAATGCTTACTCGTACTACTTAAACTACAAAATACAACACAGCGAGTTTCAAAAGAAACTAAATGCTTATCTTAATGAAATTCAAGATGGAATTAATGCACAAGGCACTGCCAGCGTAGCACCGAGTCCGCCAACTTTGGGCAATGCACCTGCAGCTATTGTGCCTGGCATTTTTGTTAGGGTAAAATCGTTAACTAAAAGAATTAAAGGACATTTGGGTTATACCATTGCCGATGGTTTGGACTTAGGTATTGAAACACCAAGTACTAAAACAGTAAAACCTAGCTTAAGTACTATTAAACCTAGTATTGTATTACGATTAATGGAAGGTGGACAGCCAGAAGTTATTTGGAAAAGAAATGGCATGAATGCTTTAGAAATTTGGGTAGACCGTGGCAATGGTTTTGAATTTTGTGATATTGACACCAAACCAAATTATGTAGATGAGCATCCATTACCAAAAAATGCTGAGCTATGGAAATATAAAGCGATTTATAGAGTGGACGATAAGATTGTAGGTCATTGGAGCGATATTGTTAGTATTACGGTAGTAAAGCAGTTGTTATAATATAGATTGCTAGATATTAGATTATTAGATGTTAACCTGTTGTGCATTTGGCATTCTAGAAAATTTCGTAGTATAACGAAGAAATTTACCTGCCTACCGCAGGCAGGTCAGGAATCTGTCGTAAAAATCATAAAAAAGATTCCCAATCAAGCTGCCTGTCGGCAGACAAGTTAAGAATGACAATTTTTACTTTGTTTTGTTTCTAAATGCACACAGATTATTTTATAACCATTACATAAATTAAAGCCCAGAAATAAACTGTACTTTTGTACTCTCCAATTTGTTATTATTGAAATCAATAAAGACTATACTATTAAAAATAGAACAACACCAATATTTTATTGCACTACGAAATTATATAAAAAAACTATATGATAGTACAATAGAAACCAACTCAAAACTAAAAATTCAGTTCTTACAATTCTTTCCTTTTATTATTGCTTCTTTTTTAATAGGTATAATTGCATACGCTTATAGTGTTTTATTCAATTATGCTACAAAATTATCTTTTTCAATATACGATAAAAATCCACTCTTAATTTTTATCATAACGCCAATTGCCTTTCTAATTTCTTGGTGGTTGGTACAACAATTTGCACCCTATGCAAAAGGGAGTGGCATTCCACAAGTAATGACTACACTCGAATTGACATCACATTCTAAACAAAATAAAATATCATATTTATTAAGTGCCAAGATTGCTCTCATTAAAATTATATCAAGTGTAATAAAAGTTATTGGTGGTGGTGTTATTGGAAGAGAAGGACCAACCATTCACATTGCTAGTGCCATTTCTAATTTAGTCTATAAACTTTTACCAAAATGGTGGATTCACATCAATCAAAAAAATATGATAATTGCTGGTGCAGCTTCTGGTTTATCGGCTGCATTTAATACACCATTAGGCGGAATTATTTTTGCAATTGAAGAACTGTCTAAATACCATATGAAATACTATAAATCTACTTTGTTTATAGCAGTTATCATTGCTGGATTAACAGCTCAAGGTTTAGGTGGACCTTACTTATATTTAGGATATCCAAAAACTGCTTTCGACAATTACATGGTGTATATTGGTATTTTGATTGTTGCTATTTTAAGTGGATTTTTTGGTGCGAAAGTCTGCGATGCATTATTATCTTTTATTAAATATTTTAATTCTAATAAAGAAAATTGGCGGAAAATATTACTCATTATTGTATCTAGTTTAATAGTTGCTACAATGATATATTTTTATGGAACTAATGCAATGGGTTCTGGTAAAGAATATATGGAAAAAGCTTTATTCGATAGCAATAAAACTATTCCTTGGCAATTACCATTTATTAGAATGGCTGGAATGATAGCTTCTTTTGGTTCTGGTGGTGCAGGTGGTGTATTTGCTCCATCTCTTAGTTGTGGTGCTTCAATTGGTGCAATAGTCGCTGATTGGTTACAATTGACTCACGGAAATGCCAATTTAATAATTTTGGTTGGTATGGTTGGATTTTTGACTGCTGTTACAAGAGCTCCATTTACTGCAGCGATTATTGTATTTGAAATGACAGACAGACACAGTATTATTTTCTTTCTGCTATTAGGTGCAATGATTGCCAATTTCATTGCATATCTTAATAATAAGCACTCTTTTTACCATACACTGTATGTTCAATATTTAAGAGATGTAGAAAGCAAAGCTAAAAAACAGTAAGTTGTAATAAGCAAGATTGTATATATTTACAAGCATGTTAAAAATTATAAGTTCCATTTTAGTAGCACTAGTAGCTATAGAACATGTATATATTTTATGGATAGAAATGTTTGCTTGGGAAACCGTTGGCAAAAGAACATTTAAAAGCTTTTCTGCTGATTTATTTAAACCTACCAAAGCATTGGCTGCTAATCAAGGATTATACAATGGATTTCTAGCTGCTGGTTTAATTTGGAGTTTCTTTATAACAGATTGTCATTGGCAATTTAATATTAGACTTTTCTTTTTATTATGTGTGATTGTAGCAGGAATTTTTGGTGCTTTAACTGCTTCTAGAAAAATATTTTTTGTACAAGCAATACCAGCAATAATTGCATTGATTTTTACTATTTTAGCTAAGTAATCTTAAACTTTATTGTAGATTTAAAATTATTTAAAAAAATATATTATGGCAACAACAAACATTTATCTTACATTTAATGGCAACTGCGAAGCCGCTTTTAATTTTTATAAATCTGTTTTTGGTGGTGACTTTAACTACATCAGTAAATTTAGCGATATGCCACCAAGTGAAAATCAACAAGTAGCAGAAGCAGATAAAGACAAAATTATGCATGTGTCTTTACCAATTGGACAGTCTATTTTAATGGGAAGCGATGCTGGTGGAGAATGGTGTGCTAACAATTTTTTAGTTGGAACTAATTTCTCTATATCAATTACAGCAGATAGCAAAGCTGAAGCCGATACTATTTTTAATGCTTTAGCAGAAAGTGGAAAAATTACTATGCCAATGGCTGATACATTTTGGGGCGATTATTTTGGTATGTTGATAGATCAATTTGGCATCAGTTGGATGATGAGTTTTAATGAAAACTACAGTAAGTAAGCTGTTTTTCATTTGAACATTATTTCTGTAATTTCGTATTTGTAGTACTACAAAGAAATTCACCAATAATCTGCTATAAGTATTATAAAAAAATCCAAATTAAGCTCAAATTTGTTTTATCAGCAGACAGATTGAGAAGAATGATTTTAAATTTATATTGTTTCTAAATTTACAACGAGTTATCTCTAATAAACATCTACATCTATAATTACTTGTACTTGTTTAAATTTTTGATACTGATAAATGGTATTGATTGCTGTTCTAATATTTTGTTTTAGTACTTGTACTTGATTGGTTGTTCTAGGAATCTTAATCAATATATCTCTAATATAATAATTATTTATTTTTTGATATATTGGTCGATGTGGTGCTAAAACCATTCCTTTTAAAGGTGCTTGTAGTAATTTATATAAATATTGTGCTGCATTTTCTACTACATCTAACTTTTTATGTTTTAAACTTAACTGTATTAATCTACTAAATGGTGGATATTGGTATTGTTGTCTTTCTTTAATAATTAATTGATATATTGTATTGTAATTATAATCTACAACTGCATCTACAATTGGATGTTCTAAATCAGACATTTGTATAATCACTTTTCCAACACTGTCTCGTCTTCCAGCTCTTCCTGCTGCTTGTATCATTAATTGATAAGCTCTTTCTTCTGCTCTAAAATTTGGGAAATGCATCAGTGTATCAGCATCTAAAATTCCAACAAGTTGTACTTTATCAAAGTCTAAACCTTTGGTAACCATTTGCGTACCAATTAAAATATCAAACTCACCTTGTTGAAATTGATTGATAATCTTTTCATGTCCGTGTTTTCCTCGCACTGTGTCGTAGTCCATTCTACCTACACTATTTTTTGGAAACATAATTTGAACATCTTCTTCAATGCGTTCTGTGCCTAAACCAACTTGTTGCATTTCGGTACTCTTACACGCTTTGCACTCGTGTAAATTAGTTTGCGTAAATCCACAGTAATGACAACGCAAATCGTTGCTGTATTTATGATAAGTAAGTGTTACATCACAGTTTTTACATGTAGGCACCCAAGCACAATTATTGCAAATGATATAAGGAGCAAAACCTCGTCTGTTTTGAAATAATATAATTTGATTTTTACTATTTAAAGTATTTTGT
Above is a genomic segment from Chitinophagales bacterium containing:
- the gcvP gene encoding aminomethyl-transferring glycine dehydrogenase; translated protein: MANPHAFQPRHIGTTAEETKHMLQTIGVDAIEQLIEKTIPNSIRLQNDLAISEALDEPSYLQHIEAIANKNKVFKNFIGQGYYGTLTPTVILRNIFENPGWYTQYTPYQAEIAQGRLEALLNFQTMIADLTGLPVANASLLDEATAVAEAMHLLYEVRNKNKQLPSANKIFIDKQCFAQTIEVVKGRAIPLDIELVVDDVVNFDSTHEYFALVIQYPSANGNIEHYESIIQKAKSFDINTVMACDIMSLALLKSPAELGATIAVGNTQRFGVPMGFGGPHAAFFACVEDFVRLLPGRLIGISKDKLGNQALRMALQTREQHIKRDKATSNICTAQALLAIMASMYAVYHGADGIKQIATEIHQKANTLTNALAQLNIKQNNTIYFDNINFNIDNIDALKQLAEKHQCNFWYNNNQVQIAIDETTSYDDIQLIVNIIAKHIQQNPPQITVDNNINIPNDYLRTDDILKHQVFNSYHSEHEMLRYIKRLEAKDLSLCHAMIPLGSCTMKLNATTQMIPVSWKAFANMHPFAPSSQTQGYQTIIQELEQFLANITGFYATSLQPNSGAQGEYAGLMVIRAFHENNGDTHRNIALIPSSAHGTNPASAAMAGMKIIIVKCDENGNIDVADLKQKAATNAANLSCLMVTYPSTHGVFEESIQEICDIIHQNGGKVYMDGANMNAQVGLTSPANIGADVCHLNLHKTFAIPHGGGGPGMGPICVTEALAPFLPSNPFVATGGKQAIPAIAAAPFGSASILLISYAYIKLLGQQGVKTATQYAILNANYMKARLEKHYDILFKGKNNTVAHEFIIDLRPFKAKTGIDAIDVAKRLIDYGFHAPTVAFPVAGTLMIEPTESESLVELDRFCEAMIAIKQEIDAIENGTYTKEDNPVINAPHILQEIVGDEWTHAYSRKVASYPLPYLQDHKFWASVAKIDNTYGDRNLMCTCTPIEDYV
- a CDS encoding N-6 DNA methylase gives rise to the protein MTNIFKYLKSYPPLPKEVDKLIVSAFVEINNLEVINNRFIKSYLISKRKSEKRKKLLEFIEIVKSEVQIFNIEKLIELFEFVISPSDRIVNGAIYTPSEIREYIVKQTFNNHRNNLDEVTVADIACGCSGFLYSAAKELKKKTENSYQYIFKNQIFGLDIQDYSVTRSKLLLSLLALSEGEDVGTFHFNIHQGDALLFKWEQEYQNFEGFDIIIGNPPYVRIRNLEESVKVNLKKWSVCNSGNPDLYIPFFQIGYENLAENGTLGFITMNTFFKSLNGRALRKYFEDNNTSIRIIDFGTNQIFKSKSTYTCICFLEKEEQNYIEYYKSKKKELPTNRGQYRKINYKKLNAKQGWNLNNNTLVAKIEAVGKSFGERYKTRHGIATLRNDIYIFKPVKEDEEFYYLQNGTLFPIEKGICKDILNSNKLSREIDFEGVREKVLFPYNAEIKPKALEEEYLREQFPRAFEYLQHKRNILAERDKGKGKYEKWFAFGRTQSLEKVSNKLFFPKFSDRIPSYLISNDEDLLFYNGQAIIGHSDVEMQLIKVILESRLFWFYIKSTSRPYSSNYYSLDGAYIRNFGIPNFTQNDIDFLINETNKNDIDIFLEESYNIELPN
- a CDS encoding sensor histidine kinase, which gives rise to MTNNIINIPFTVSARTARLIGQENFANAEGAIIELVKNSYDADASICVIIIDPVNDTIRIMDNGDGMTVERIKTHWMTIGTDDKKVNFKTKSRIKTGAKGIGRFALDRLGRSSIMVTKTIDSESLVWDVDWNQFENTGAVISDIKATLQVGNSNLLDEVIEVQNFSGLSQSIIDYWKEEKGTLISIDKLRDSWDEKAIQSLYSNLEILLPPLETNIFEVFLFSTIEPEKYGKIQPTSCDDFDYKVTATVDESQNVKVEVYRNELNLGDLKRIGFFDKSKLNQTQYQLKAFDDGVFEMATKLENLIPGYKDIDKNDNLNKIGAFTFSFYFMKRGGGQERDEDITKYPYKSVNYSQRTNWLDKFGGIKIFRDNFRVRPYGETKSSSFDWLDLGKRALSNPTVTRPGYRVRPQQVYGIVNISRIDNINFEDKSSREGLQENDAFNLFKEILKSIIEIFEQDRNQIMMSLKKIYDDNNKKRKAQEDAENIIKNKKNSNKSATPEEESAEKNTLISAIEAYKEDIEELQDEQKILRVLASAGLIVTSFAHEFRNHTDSILPRTDELKQVLLEIIDMEKLKQLPDFFDPYIMLSDMRKQDERLKSWLDFSISSVRKDKRSRRIINMVTYIEGLEKIWSSLLSRRNIKLTIDKWKFSEVNFNGHEIDLDGIFNNLITNSVDAYKRSDAGDVREIKLSFSFSPLDSNGISVIYEDFGPGLLEEITDANKIFQPFYTTKRDDKTGEKIGTGLGMWIVKSTIDEYNGDIEIVNARPHFKIKITLPHN
- a CDS encoding chloride channel protein — encoded protein: MALRNYIKKLYDSTIETNSKLKIQFLQFFPFIIASFLIGIIAYAYSVLFNYATKLSFSIYDKNPLLIFIITPIAFLISWWLVQQFAPYAKGSGIPQVMTTLELTSHSKQNKISYLLSAKIALIKIISSVIKVIGGGVIGREGPTIHIASAISNLVYKLLPKWWIHINQKNMIIAGAASGLSAAFNTPLGGIIFAIEELSKYHMKYYKSTLFIAVIIAGLTAQGLGGPYLYLGYPKTAFDNYMVYIGILIVAILSGFFGAKVCDALLSFIKYFNSNKENWRKILLIIVSSLIVATMIYFYGTNAMGSGKEYMEKALFDSNKTIPWQLPFIRMAGMIASFGSGGAGGVFAPSLSCGASIGAIVADWLQLTHGNANLIILVGMVGFLTAVTRAPFTAAIIVFEMTDRHSIIFFLLLGAMIANFIAYLNNKHSFYHTLYVQYLRDVESKAKKQ